A window of the Nycticebus coucang isolate mNycCou1 chromosome 3, mNycCou1.pri, whole genome shotgun sequence genome harbors these coding sequences:
- the MCOLN1 gene encoding mucolipin-1 isoform X2 yields the protein MAAPVGRCGSETERLLTPNPGYGTQAGASLAPPTPPEEEDLRRRLKYFFMSPCDKFRAKGRKPCKLMLQVVKILVVTVQLILFGLSNQLAVTFREENTIAFRHLFLRGYSDGADDTFAAYTREQLYEAIFHAVDQYYRHGHVDPANDTFDIDPMVETECIGVDPPERPPPPPRDDLAFYVGSSSYKNLTLKFHKLINVTIHFQLKTINLQSLINNEIPDCYTFSVLIMFDNKAHSGRVPISLETRAHIQECKHPSVFRHGDNSFRLLFDMVVILTCSLSFLLCARSLLRGFLLQNEFVAFMWRQRGRVISLWERLEFVNGWYILLVTSDVLTISGTIMKIGIEAKNLASYDVCSILLGTSTLLVWVGVIRYLTFFHKYNILIATLRVALPSVMRFCCCVAVIYLGYCFCGWIVLGPYHVKFRSLSMVSECLFSLINGDDMFVTFAAMQAQQGHSSLVWLFSQIYLYSFISLFIYMVLSLFIALITGAYDTIKHPDGAGAEKSELQAYIAQCQDSPTSGKFRRGSGSTCSLLCCCGRDASEEHSLLVN from the exons ATGGCAGCCCCAGTGGGCCGGTGCGGCTCAG AGACCGAGCGGCTGTTGACCCCCAACCCTGGGTATGGTACCCAGGCGGGGGCTTCACTGGCCCCTCCAACACCCCCGGAAGAGGAAGACCTTCGCCGTCGCCTCAAGTACTTTTTCATGAGTCCCTGTGACAAGTTTCGGGCCAAGGGCCGCAAGCCCTGCAAGTTGATGCTGCAGGTGGTCAAGATCCTGGTGGTCACTGTGCAG CTCATTCTGTTTGGGCTCAGCAATCAGTTAGCAGTGACATTCCGAGAAGAGAACACTATTGCCTTCCGACACCTCTTCCTGCGGGGCTACTCAGATGGGGCAGATGACACCTTCGCTGCCTACACACGGGAGCAGCTTTATGAAGCCATCTTCCATGCTGTGGACCAG TACTACCGCCATGGCCATGTGGACCCAGCCAATGACACCTTTGACATTGACCCAATGGTGGAAACTG AGTGCATTGGGGTGGACCCTCCTGAGcgacctcccccacccccccgtgATGATCTCGCTTTCTACGTTGGCAGCTCCAGTTACAAGAACCTCACTCTCAAATTCCACAA GCTGATCAACGTCACCATCCACTTCCAGCTGAAGACCATCAATCTCCAGAGCCTTATCAACAATGAGATCCCAGACTGCTACACTTTCAGTGTCCTG ATCATGTTTGACAATAAAGCACACAGTGGGCGTGTCCCCATCAGCCTGGAGACCCGGGCCCACATCCAGGAGTGTAAGCACCCCAGTGTCTTCAGGCACG GAGACAATAGCTTCCGGCTCCTGTTTGACATGGTGGTCATCCTTACCTGCTCATTGTCTTTCCTGCTGTGTGCCCGCTCACTGCTCCGTGGCTTCCTGCTGCAGAAT GAATTTGTCGCATTCATGTGGCGGCAGCGGGGAAGGGTGATCAGCCTGTGGGAACGGCTGGAATTTGTCAATGGCTGGTATATCCTGCTGGTCACCAGTGATGTGCTCACCATCTCAGGCACCATCATGAAGATTGGAATCGAGGCCAAG AACCTGGCGAGTTATGATGTCTGCAGCATCCTTCTGGGCACCTCGACACTGCTCGTCTGGGTGGGCGTCATCCGCTATCTGACCTTCTTCCACAAGTACAAT ATTCTTATTGCCACACTTCGGGTGGCCCTACCCAGCGTCATGCGCTTCTGCTGCTGTGTGGCTGTCATCTACCTGGGCTATTGCTTCTGCGGCTGGATCGTGCTGGGGCCCTATCATGTGAAG TTCCGCTCACTGTCCATGGTATCCGAATGCCTGTTCTCACTCATCAATGGGGACGACATGTTCGTGACGTTTGCAGCGATGCAGGCGCAGCAGGGCCACAGCAGCCTGGTCTGGCTCTTCTCCCAGATCTACCTCTATTCCTTCATCAGCCTCTTCATCTACATGGTGCTGAGCCTGTTCATTGCACTCATCACCGGCGCCTATGACACCATCAAG CACCCTGATGGAGCAGGTGCAGAGAAGAGTGAGCTCCAGGCCTACATTGCGCAGTGCCAGGACAGCCCTACCTCTGGCAAGTTCCGCCGCGGTAGCGGCTCTACTTGCAGCCTCCTCTGCTGttgtggcag aGATGCCTCAGAGGAGCATTCGCTGCTGGTGAATTGA
- the MCOLN1 gene encoding mucolipin-1 isoform X3, giving the protein MAAPVGRCGSETERLLTPNPGYGTQAGASLAPPTPPEEEDLRRRLKYFFMSPCDKFRAKGRKPCKLMLQVVKILVVTVQLILFGLSNQLAVTFREENTIAFRHLFLRGYSDGADDTFAAYTREQLYEAIFHAVDQYLMLPDVSLGRYAYVRGGGGPSVNGSALALCQQYYRHGHVDPANDTFDIDPMVETECIGVDPPERPPPPPRDDLAFYVGSSSYKNLTLKFHKLINVTIHFQLKTINLQSLINNEIPDCYTFSVLIMFDNKAHSGRVPISLETRAHIQECKHPSVFRHGDNSFRLLFDMVVILTCSLSFLLCARSLLRGFLLQNEFVAFMWRQRGRVISLWERLEFVNGWYILLVTSDVLTISGTIMKIGIEAKNLASYDVCSILLGTSTLLVWVGVIRYLTFFHKYNILIATLRVALPSVMRFCCCVAVIYLGYCFCGWIVLGPYHVKHPDGAGAEKSELQAYIAQCQDSPTSGKFRRGSGSTCSLLCCCGRDASEEHSLLVN; this is encoded by the exons ATGGCAGCCCCAGTGGGCCGGTGCGGCTCAG AGACCGAGCGGCTGTTGACCCCCAACCCTGGGTATGGTACCCAGGCGGGGGCTTCACTGGCCCCTCCAACACCCCCGGAAGAGGAAGACCTTCGCCGTCGCCTCAAGTACTTTTTCATGAGTCCCTGTGACAAGTTTCGGGCCAAGGGCCGCAAGCCCTGCAAGTTGATGCTGCAGGTGGTCAAGATCCTGGTGGTCACTGTGCAG CTCATTCTGTTTGGGCTCAGCAATCAGTTAGCAGTGACATTCCGAGAAGAGAACACTATTGCCTTCCGACACCTCTTCCTGCGGGGCTACTCAGATGGGGCAGATGACACCTTCGCTGCCTACACACGGGAGCAGCTTTATGAAGCCATCTTCCATGCTGTGGACCAG TACCTGATGCTGCCTGACGTGTCCCTGGGCCGGTATGCTTATgtccggggtgggggtgggccttCCGTGAATGGCTCGGCATTGGCTCTCTGTCAGCAGTACTACCGCCATGGCCATGTGGACCCAGCCAATGACACCTTTGACATTGACCCAATGGTGGAAACTG AGTGCATTGGGGTGGACCCTCCTGAGcgacctcccccacccccccgtgATGATCTCGCTTTCTACGTTGGCAGCTCCAGTTACAAGAACCTCACTCTCAAATTCCACAA GCTGATCAACGTCACCATCCACTTCCAGCTGAAGACCATCAATCTCCAGAGCCTTATCAACAATGAGATCCCAGACTGCTACACTTTCAGTGTCCTG ATCATGTTTGACAATAAAGCACACAGTGGGCGTGTCCCCATCAGCCTGGAGACCCGGGCCCACATCCAGGAGTGTAAGCACCCCAGTGTCTTCAGGCACG GAGACAATAGCTTCCGGCTCCTGTTTGACATGGTGGTCATCCTTACCTGCTCATTGTCTTTCCTGCTGTGTGCCCGCTCACTGCTCCGTGGCTTCCTGCTGCAGAAT GAATTTGTCGCATTCATGTGGCGGCAGCGGGGAAGGGTGATCAGCCTGTGGGAACGGCTGGAATTTGTCAATGGCTGGTATATCCTGCTGGTCACCAGTGATGTGCTCACCATCTCAGGCACCATCATGAAGATTGGAATCGAGGCCAAG AACCTGGCGAGTTATGATGTCTGCAGCATCCTTCTGGGCACCTCGACACTGCTCGTCTGGGTGGGCGTCATCCGCTATCTGACCTTCTTCCACAAGTACAAT ATTCTTATTGCCACACTTCGGGTGGCCCTACCCAGCGTCATGCGCTTCTGCTGCTGTGTGGCTGTCATCTACCTGGGCTATTGCTTCTGCGGCTGGATCGTGCTGGGGCCCTATCATGTGAAG CACCCTGATGGAGCAGGTGCAGAGAAGAGTGAGCTCCAGGCCTACATTGCGCAGTGCCAGGACAGCCCTACCTCTGGCAAGTTCCGCCGCGGTAGCGGCTCTACTTGCAGCCTCCTCTGCTGttgtggcag aGATGCCTCAGAGGAGCATTCGCTGCTGGTGAATTGA
- the MCOLN1 gene encoding mucolipin-1 isoform X1, whose product MAAPVGRCGSETERLLTPNPGYGTQAGASLAPPTPPEEEDLRRRLKYFFMSPCDKFRAKGRKPCKLMLQVVKILVVTVQLILFGLSNQLAVTFREENTIAFRHLFLRGYSDGADDTFAAYTREQLYEAIFHAVDQYLMLPDVSLGRYAYVRGGGGPSVNGSALALCQQYYRHGHVDPANDTFDIDPMVETECIGVDPPERPPPPPRDDLAFYVGSSSYKNLTLKFHKLINVTIHFQLKTINLQSLINNEIPDCYTFSVLIMFDNKAHSGRVPISLETRAHIQECKHPSVFRHGDNSFRLLFDMVVILTCSLSFLLCARSLLRGFLLQNEFVAFMWRQRGRVISLWERLEFVNGWYILLVTSDVLTISGTIMKIGIEAKNLASYDVCSILLGTSTLLVWVGVIRYLTFFHKYNILIATLRVALPSVMRFCCCVAVIYLGYCFCGWIVLGPYHVKFRSLSMVSECLFSLINGDDMFVTFAAMQAQQGHSSLVWLFSQIYLYSFISLFIYMVLSLFIALITGAYDTIKHPDGAGAEKSELQAYIAQCQDSPTSGKFRRGSGSTCSLLCCCGRDASEEHSLLVN is encoded by the exons ATGGCAGCCCCAGTGGGCCGGTGCGGCTCAG AGACCGAGCGGCTGTTGACCCCCAACCCTGGGTATGGTACCCAGGCGGGGGCTTCACTGGCCCCTCCAACACCCCCGGAAGAGGAAGACCTTCGCCGTCGCCTCAAGTACTTTTTCATGAGTCCCTGTGACAAGTTTCGGGCCAAGGGCCGCAAGCCCTGCAAGTTGATGCTGCAGGTGGTCAAGATCCTGGTGGTCACTGTGCAG CTCATTCTGTTTGGGCTCAGCAATCAGTTAGCAGTGACATTCCGAGAAGAGAACACTATTGCCTTCCGACACCTCTTCCTGCGGGGCTACTCAGATGGGGCAGATGACACCTTCGCTGCCTACACACGGGAGCAGCTTTATGAAGCCATCTTCCATGCTGTGGACCAG TACCTGATGCTGCCTGACGTGTCCCTGGGCCGGTATGCTTATgtccggggtgggggtgggccttCCGTGAATGGCTCGGCATTGGCTCTCTGTCAGCAGTACTACCGCCATGGCCATGTGGACCCAGCCAATGACACCTTTGACATTGACCCAATGGTGGAAACTG AGTGCATTGGGGTGGACCCTCCTGAGcgacctcccccacccccccgtgATGATCTCGCTTTCTACGTTGGCAGCTCCAGTTACAAGAACCTCACTCTCAAATTCCACAA GCTGATCAACGTCACCATCCACTTCCAGCTGAAGACCATCAATCTCCAGAGCCTTATCAACAATGAGATCCCAGACTGCTACACTTTCAGTGTCCTG ATCATGTTTGACAATAAAGCACACAGTGGGCGTGTCCCCATCAGCCTGGAGACCCGGGCCCACATCCAGGAGTGTAAGCACCCCAGTGTCTTCAGGCACG GAGACAATAGCTTCCGGCTCCTGTTTGACATGGTGGTCATCCTTACCTGCTCATTGTCTTTCCTGCTGTGTGCCCGCTCACTGCTCCGTGGCTTCCTGCTGCAGAAT GAATTTGTCGCATTCATGTGGCGGCAGCGGGGAAGGGTGATCAGCCTGTGGGAACGGCTGGAATTTGTCAATGGCTGGTATATCCTGCTGGTCACCAGTGATGTGCTCACCATCTCAGGCACCATCATGAAGATTGGAATCGAGGCCAAG AACCTGGCGAGTTATGATGTCTGCAGCATCCTTCTGGGCACCTCGACACTGCTCGTCTGGGTGGGCGTCATCCGCTATCTGACCTTCTTCCACAAGTACAAT ATTCTTATTGCCACACTTCGGGTGGCCCTACCCAGCGTCATGCGCTTCTGCTGCTGTGTGGCTGTCATCTACCTGGGCTATTGCTTCTGCGGCTGGATCGTGCTGGGGCCCTATCATGTGAAG TTCCGCTCACTGTCCATGGTATCCGAATGCCTGTTCTCACTCATCAATGGGGACGACATGTTCGTGACGTTTGCAGCGATGCAGGCGCAGCAGGGCCACAGCAGCCTGGTCTGGCTCTTCTCCCAGATCTACCTCTATTCCTTCATCAGCCTCTTCATCTACATGGTGCTGAGCCTGTTCATTGCACTCATCACCGGCGCCTATGACACCATCAAG CACCCTGATGGAGCAGGTGCAGAGAAGAGTGAGCTCCAGGCCTACATTGCGCAGTGCCAGGACAGCCCTACCTCTGGCAAGTTCCGCCGCGGTAGCGGCTCTACTTGCAGCCTCCTCTGCTGttgtggcag aGATGCCTCAGAGGAGCATTCGCTGCTGGTGAATTGA
- the ZNF358 gene encoding zinc finger protein 358 isoform X4, which produces MRRSVLVRNPGHKGLRPLYKEPDSDSEDLDPNPEDLDPVSEDPGPDSEDLHSVSEDVDPSYEDPGPVSEDLDPDAESPSSILGNRNSEPQHPDPMSSSFDLDPDVIGPVPLVLDPNSDTLSPDAPDMDPLESNLTATPQVLATSPAVLSAPASPPRPFSCPDCGRAFRRSSGLSQHRRTHSGEKPYRCPDCGKSFSHGATLAQHRGIHTGARPYQCAACGKAFGWRSTLLKHRSSHSGEKPHHCPVCGKAFGHGSLLAQHLRTHGGPRPHKCPVCAKGFGQGSALLKHLRTHTGERPYPCPQCGKAFGQSSALLQHQRTHTAERPYRCPHCGKAFGQSSNLQHHLRIHTGERPYACPHCSKAFGQSSALLQHLHVHSGERPYRCQLCGKAFGQASSLTKHKRVHEGAAAAAAAAAAGLGLGSDLSSASVMRPGQVSLLGPRAVSMLGSGLGLSPGTSSGSGPDPGSELGTLQNPSPKPLSSSKSTPRPNPVESSDPKPRHNADPDLVPRPDHKFDPGLNPDPVPSPDPCSPTHDTVSPALPTGQSSEWVQEQGALLGPDG; this is translated from the coding sequence ATGCGGCGCTCTGTTCTGGTCAGGAACCCAGGCCACAAAGGCCTGAGGCCCCTTTATAAAGAGCCTGACTCTGACTCAGAGGACCTGGACCCCAATCCTGAAGATCTGGACCCAGTTTCTGAAGACCCAGGACCTGACTCAGAAGACCTCCACAGTGTCTCAGAAGATGTGGACCCCAGCTATGAAGACCCGGGGCCAGTGTCAGAGGATCTGGACCCTGATGCTGAATCTCCGAGCTCTATCTTGGGGAACCGCAATTCTGAACCCCAACATCCAGACCCCATGTCTTCAAGTTTCGACCTCGATCCAGATGTTATCGGCCCTGTACCCTTGGTTCTCGACCCTAACAGCGACACCCTCAGCCCTGATGCTCCAGATATGGACCCCCTTGAGTCCAATCTCACTGCCACACCCCAGGTCTTGGCTACCAGCCCCGCGGTGCTCTCCGCCCCTGCCAGCCCGCCCCGGCCCTTCTCCTGCCCCGATTGCGGGCGAGCCTTTCGCCGCAGCTCGGGGTTGAGCCAGCACCGCCGCACCCACAGCGGCGAGAAACCGTACCGCTGCCCTGACTGCGGCAAGTCGTTCAGCCACGGAGCCACGCTGGCGCAGCACCGCGGCATCCACACCGGGGCCCGGCCGTACCAGTGCGCGGCATGCGGCAAAGCCTTCGGCTGGCGCTCCACGCTGCTGAAGCACCGCAGCAGCCACAGTGGAGAGAAGCCACACCACTGCCCAGTGTGTGGCAAAGCCTTCGGGCACGGCTCGCTGCTGGCGCAGCACCTGCGCACGCACGGCGGCCCGCGGCCCCACAAATGCCCTGTGTGCGCCAAGGGCTTCGGGCAGGGCTCAGCCCTTCTTAAGCACCTGCGCACGCACACGGGTGAGCGGCCTTACCCGTGCCCGCAGTGTGGAAAAGCCTTTGGGCAGAGCTCAGCGCTGCTGCAGCACCAGCGCACGCACACTGCAGAGCGCCCCTACCGCTGTCCCCACTGTGGCAAGGCATTCGGGCAGAGCTCCAACCTGCAGCACCACCTGCGCATCCACACGGGCGAGCGGCCCTACGCCTGCCCACACTGCTCCAAGGCCTTCGGGCAGAGCTCAGCGCTCCTGCAGCACCTGCACGTGCATTCGGGAGAACGGCCCTACCGCTGCCAGCTCTGTGGCAAGGCCTTCGGCCAAGCCTCCAGCCTCACCAAGCACAAAAGGGTGCACGAGGGCGCGGCCGCCGCCGCAGCCGCTGCAGCTGCCGGCCTAGGCCTCGGGTCTGACCTGAGCTCGGCATCTGTAATGAGACCCGGACAGGTTTCCCTTCTGGGTCCCAGGGCTGTCTCCATGCTGGGCTCTGGCCTGGGCCTCAGCCCTGGCACCAGCTCTGGCAGTGGCCCTGACCCTGGCTCTGAGTTGGGCACTCTCCAAAATCCCAGCCCCAAGCCCCTCTCTAGCTCCAAATCCACCCCCAGGCCTAATCCAGTGGAATCTTCTGACCCTAAGCCTAGGCACAATGCCGATCCTGACCTTGTGCCCAGGCCTGACCATAAATTTGATCCTGGCCTCAACCCTGATCCTGTGCCCAGTCCTGACCCCTGCTCCCCAACCCATGACACTGTCAGCCCAGCCCTCCCTACTGGCCAGAGTTCTGAGTGGGTACAGGAGCAAGGGGCACTGCTGGGGCCGGATGGCTAA
- the ZNF358 gene encoding zinc finger protein 358 isoform X3 — MERGAEPWSWALETSNAGSRNYHPDPAPEVGGTSTPGMRRSVLVRNPGHKGLRPLYKEPDSDSEDLDPNPEDLDPVSEDPGPDSEDLHSVSEDVDPSYEDPGPVSEDLDPDAESPSSILGNRNSEPQHPDPMSSSFDLDPDVIGPVPLVLDPNSDTLSPDAPDMDPLESNLTATPQVLATSPAVLSAPASPPRPFSCPDCGRAFRRSSGLSQHRRTHSGEKPYRCPDCGKSFSHGATLAQHRGIHTGARPYQCAACGKAFGWRSTLLKHRSSHSGEKPHHCPVCGKAFGHGSLLAQHLRTHGGPRPHKCPVCAKGFGQGSALLKHLRTHTGERPYPCPQCGKAFGQSSALLQHQRTHTAERPYRCPHCGKAFGQSSNLQHHLRIHTGERPYACPHCSKAFGQSSALLQHLHVHSGERPYRCQLCGKAFGQASSLTKHKRVHEGAAAAAAAAAAGLGLGSDLSSASVMRPGQVSLLGPRAVSMLGSGLGLSPGTSSGSGPDPGSELGTLQNPSPKPLSSSKSTPRPNPVESSDPKPRHNADPDLVPRPDHKFDPGLNPDPVPSPDPCSPTHDTVSPALPTGQSSEWVQEQGALLGPDG; from the coding sequence ATCCTGCCCCAGAAGTAGGGGGCACTTCCACACCTGGGATGCGGCGCTCTGTTCTGGTCAGGAACCCAGGCCACAAAGGCCTGAGGCCCCTTTATAAAGAGCCTGACTCTGACTCAGAGGACCTGGACCCCAATCCTGAAGATCTGGACCCAGTTTCTGAAGACCCAGGACCTGACTCAGAAGACCTCCACAGTGTCTCAGAAGATGTGGACCCCAGCTATGAAGACCCGGGGCCAGTGTCAGAGGATCTGGACCCTGATGCTGAATCTCCGAGCTCTATCTTGGGGAACCGCAATTCTGAACCCCAACATCCAGACCCCATGTCTTCAAGTTTCGACCTCGATCCAGATGTTATCGGCCCTGTACCCTTGGTTCTCGACCCTAACAGCGACACCCTCAGCCCTGATGCTCCAGATATGGACCCCCTTGAGTCCAATCTCACTGCCACACCCCAGGTCTTGGCTACCAGCCCCGCGGTGCTCTCCGCCCCTGCCAGCCCGCCCCGGCCCTTCTCCTGCCCCGATTGCGGGCGAGCCTTTCGCCGCAGCTCGGGGTTGAGCCAGCACCGCCGCACCCACAGCGGCGAGAAACCGTACCGCTGCCCTGACTGCGGCAAGTCGTTCAGCCACGGAGCCACGCTGGCGCAGCACCGCGGCATCCACACCGGGGCCCGGCCGTACCAGTGCGCGGCATGCGGCAAAGCCTTCGGCTGGCGCTCCACGCTGCTGAAGCACCGCAGCAGCCACAGTGGAGAGAAGCCACACCACTGCCCAGTGTGTGGCAAAGCCTTCGGGCACGGCTCGCTGCTGGCGCAGCACCTGCGCACGCACGGCGGCCCGCGGCCCCACAAATGCCCTGTGTGCGCCAAGGGCTTCGGGCAGGGCTCAGCCCTTCTTAAGCACCTGCGCACGCACACGGGTGAGCGGCCTTACCCGTGCCCGCAGTGTGGAAAAGCCTTTGGGCAGAGCTCAGCGCTGCTGCAGCACCAGCGCACGCACACTGCAGAGCGCCCCTACCGCTGTCCCCACTGTGGCAAGGCATTCGGGCAGAGCTCCAACCTGCAGCACCACCTGCGCATCCACACGGGCGAGCGGCCCTACGCCTGCCCACACTGCTCCAAGGCCTTCGGGCAGAGCTCAGCGCTCCTGCAGCACCTGCACGTGCATTCGGGAGAACGGCCCTACCGCTGCCAGCTCTGTGGCAAGGCCTTCGGCCAAGCCTCCAGCCTCACCAAGCACAAAAGGGTGCACGAGGGCGCGGCCGCCGCCGCAGCCGCTGCAGCTGCCGGCCTAGGCCTCGGGTCTGACCTGAGCTCGGCATCTGTAATGAGACCCGGACAGGTTTCCCTTCTGGGTCCCAGGGCTGTCTCCATGCTGGGCTCTGGCCTGGGCCTCAGCCCTGGCACCAGCTCTGGCAGTGGCCCTGACCCTGGCTCTGAGTTGGGCACTCTCCAAAATCCCAGCCCCAAGCCCCTCTCTAGCTCCAAATCCACCCCCAGGCCTAATCCAGTGGAATCTTCTGACCCTAAGCCTAGGCACAATGCCGATCCTGACCTTGTGCCCAGGCCTGACCATAAATTTGATCCTGGCCTCAACCCTGATCCTGTGCCCAGTCCTGACCCCTGCTCCCCAACCCATGACACTGTCAGCCCAGCCCTCCCTACTGGCCAGAGTTCTGAGTGGGTACAGGAGCAAGGGGCACTGCTGGGGCCGGATGGCTAA